Proteins from a single region of Dysgonomonadaceae bacterium PH5-43:
- a CDS encoding tetratricopeptide (TPR) repeat protein (product_source=COG0457; cath_funfam=1.25.40.10; cog=COG0457; pfam=PF14559; smart=SM00028; superfamily=48371,48452) — protein MTKQEINKYTEDINRLIENRNLAQAFSLLYSILSNLQNWQLQDRLYSLESTYKTMLNYYVKGAEDSERDKVYSDIIQSLYVIADQVIFQAKTTYYNSLFYDKRRINKLYYKENKDQVYAALEDIEGKIALLSLLDNNEQNDKLKEIEKQKEIISQNVFNNIWLSDIWNSSDKENWINIINDQLSFNDLSCLIITATTLNLMEVFDENKALLLFSFASDENDDIRERAIVGIILFLRKYNNRLHIYPSLGAKLKRIAQDAKFINSIRHIILQFILSKETEKITKKINDELLPEVMKMKNNNPKSGDIFNIEDFKIDDIEDKNPEWRNIIEESGIQDKLQELSELQLEGADIMHSSFAHLKSFPFFNEVTNWFKPFSTPIDAIGDKALTNLSEIIKASTMLCNSDKYSFFMSLSQMPESYRSMMTGQLNAETNAIKEAMSAELNIDSKKINYKTRQYIQDLYRFLKIHPKRKDFEDIFDVSPEFYKVPSIYNLINDDEDLLIIGEYYFDKNYFTEAADIFNHLLETEINNDALYQKKGYCLQMMGNIEDALEAYQKAELINANNTWTIKKLAFCNKALKRYDDALFYYKKVEKLNPDNLSIQLNIGHCYFELKDYEQALKYYFKVEYLSNNKVKAQKAIAWVSFMLGKYEQASSYYDKIGDDANYIDFLNKGHIKLAQNKTTEAIKNYHLSWSISNLSAENFLEVFNNDVPELIKVGIKEYEIPFIIDSILYEPKIATD, from the coding sequence ATGACAAAACAAGAAATAAATAAATATACTGAGGATATTAACCGTCTGATAGAAAATAGAAATTTAGCTCAAGCATTTAGTCTTCTTTATTCGATTTTATCTAATTTACAAAACTGGCAATTACAAGATAGGCTTTATTCGCTCGAAAGCACTTATAAGACAATGCTAAATTACTACGTCAAAGGTGCAGAAGATTCGGAAAGAGATAAGGTTTATTCTGATATTATTCAATCTTTATATGTTATTGCCGATCAAGTTATATTTCAAGCAAAAACAACCTACTACAATTCTCTTTTTTATGACAAAAGAAGAATTAATAAACTTTACTACAAAGAAAACAAAGACCAAGTATATGCCGCCCTCGAAGATATAGAAGGTAAAATTGCTCTACTTAGTTTATTAGATAATAATGAGCAAAATGATAAGCTGAAAGAAATTGAGAAACAAAAAGAAATAATATCGCAAAACGTATTTAACAATATTTGGCTTAGCGATATATGGAATAGTAGCGACAAAGAAAATTGGATTAATATTATTAACGACCAATTAAGTTTCAACGATTTATCGTGCTTAATAATAACCGCCACTACTCTTAACCTTATGGAAGTATTCGACGAAAACAAAGCTCTATTATTGTTTTCGTTTGCTTCTGACGAAAACGACGACATTCGCGAACGTGCTATCGTGGGCATTATACTATTCTTGCGAAAATACAATAATCGTTTACATATATATCCTTCTTTAGGTGCTAAACTTAAACGAATAGCACAAGATGCTAAGTTTATTAATAGCATACGACATATAATTCTTCAATTTATTCTGAGTAAAGAAACTGAAAAGATAACCAAGAAGATTAACGATGAACTTCTTCCTGAAGTGATGAAGATGAAAAATAACAATCCTAAATCGGGAGATATATTTAACATCGAAGACTTTAAGATTGATGATATAGAAGATAAAAACCCCGAATGGAGAAACATTATTGAAGAATCGGGAATACAAGATAAATTACAAGAACTATCGGAGCTACAACTTGAAGGAGCTGATATTATGCACTCTTCTTTCGCTCACCTTAAAAGTTTTCCATTCTTTAACGAGGTTACTAACTGGTTCAAACCTTTCAGTACTCCTATTGATGCTATTGGAGATAAAGCTTTAACAAACTTATCCGAAATTATAAAAGCATCTACTATGCTTTGTAATTCCGATAAGTATTCTTTTTTTATGAGTCTTTCGCAAATGCCAGAAAGCTATAGATCTATGATGACTGGGCAACTAAACGCTGAAACTAATGCGATTAAAGAGGCTATGAGTGCCGAACTGAATATTGATTCTAAAAAAATAAATTATAAAACACGACAATACATTCAAGACTTATATCGATTCTTAAAAATACACCCAAAAAGAAAAGATTTTGAAGATATATTTGATGTTAGTCCCGAATTTTATAAAGTCCCCTCTATCTATAATCTTATTAATGACGATGAAGACTTATTGATAATAGGAGAATACTACTTCGACAAAAACTATTTTACTGAAGCTGCCGATATATTCAATCATTTACTGGAAACAGAAATCAATAATGATGCTCTTTACCAGAAAAAAGGTTACTGTCTGCAAATGATGGGAAATATAGAAGATGCTTTAGAAGCGTATCAAAAAGCAGAATTAATAAACGCAAATAATACTTGGACTATAAAAAAACTTGCATTCTGTAACAAAGCTCTTAAGAGATACGATGATGCTTTATTTTATTACAAAAAAGTAGAAAAACTTAATCCTGATAATTTATCTATACAATTAAACATCGGGCATTGTTATTTCGAACTTAAAGATTATGAGCAAGCTCTAAAATATTACTTCAAAGTAGAGTACCTTTCAAACAATAAAGTTAAAGCTCAAAAAGCTATAGCTTGGGTTTCTTTTATGCTTGGTAAATATGAACAAGCATCAAGTTATTACGACAAGATAGGTGATGATGCTAATTATATCGACTTCTTAAATAAAGGTCATATAAAATTAGCACAAAATAAAACAACTGAGGCAATTAAAAATTATCACTTGTCGTGGAGTATAAGTAACCTTTCGGCAGAAAACTTCTTAGAGGTTTTCAATAATGATGTGCCCGAACTTATTAAAGTCGGCATAAAAGAATACGAAATTCCCTTTATTATAGATAGTATATTATATGAACCTAAAATCGCTACTGATTAG
- a CDS encoding membrane-bound lytic murein transglycosylase F (product_source=KO:K18691; cath_funfam=1.10.530.10,3.40.190.10; cog=COG4623; ko=KO:K18691; pfam=PF00497,PF01464; smart=SM00062; superfamily=53850,53955), whose translation MNLKSLLISLIIITACIVSCNKQTTQEDTSYDFNQIKEKGELNVLTIQGSMSYFIYKGEEMGYEYELVKNFADKHNLKLNIKVADNVTKLNKMLMDKEGDLIAYKIPVTIEGADSLTYTGDGVITHQVLVQRSNKGDNLIKDVTELIGKDVWVIKDSKYYHRLMNLNDELGGGINIKSIDKDTVTVEDLIEMVSKGIIDYTISENEMARLNKTYFRNINISLAVSHPQKSSWAVRNTSPLLANEINQWFEETQKTHQHKARIKRYFEMSKLPGDEPLALLAPGQISPYDDYFKKYAKVINWDWKLLASISFQESKFHLDRVSWAGATGLMGLMPKTATAMGISPEEAYLPEPSIKAATELIRRLNRSFSHIEDENERINFILAAYNAGSGHIYDGQALARKYNKDPHIWKDNVEEMLKLKHLPEYYNDSVVKQGFFRSKETISYVQNVMERWKHYNELITK comes from the coding sequence ATGAACCTAAAATCGCTACTGATTAGTCTGATTATAATTACTGCTTGTATCGTCTCGTGCAATAAACAAACCACACAAGAAGATACTTCTTACGATTTTAATCAGATAAAAGAAAAAGGAGAATTAAACGTACTTACAATTCAAGGCTCTATGTCGTATTTCATATACAAAGGAGAAGAAATGGGGTACGAATATGAATTAGTTAAAAACTTTGCCGACAAACATAATCTAAAACTGAATATTAAGGTAGCCGATAACGTTACTAAGCTAAACAAAATGCTTATGGATAAAGAGGGCGACCTTATAGCATACAAAATCCCTGTTACAATAGAAGGTGCTGATAGTTTAACTTATACAGGAGATGGAGTAATTACTCATCAAGTATTAGTGCAACGATCAAACAAAGGAGATAATTTAATTAAAGACGTTACTGAGCTTATCGGTAAAGATGTTTGGGTGATAAAAGATAGTAAATACTATCATCGACTAATGAATCTAAACGACGAATTAGGCGGTGGAATAAATATTAAAAGTATAGATAAAGATACTGTTACCGTAGAAGATTTAATAGAAATGGTATCTAAAGGAATTATTGATTATACTATCAGTGAAAATGAAATGGCTCGCCTTAATAAAACCTACTTCAGAAATATAAATATATCGTTGGCTGTTAGCCACCCTCAGAAATCTTCTTGGGCTGTAAGAAATACTTCCCCTCTATTAGCAAACGAAATAAATCAATGGTTTGAAGAAACTCAAAAAACACATCAACATAAAGCTCGTATAAAAAGATATTTTGAAATGAGTAAACTTCCCGGCGACGAACCTTTAGCTTTGCTTGCTCCGGGACAAATATCTCCTTACGACGATTACTTCAAAAAATATGCTAAAGTAATTAATTGGGATTGGAAGTTACTTGCATCTATCTCTTTCCAAGAATCTAAGTTTCATTTAGATAGAGTTTCGTGGGCAGGAGCTACTGGCTTAATGGGGCTTATGCCTAAAACTGCAACAGCAATGGGTATATCTCCCGAAGAAGCTTATCTTCCCGAACCAAGCATTAAGGCTGCAACAGAACTAATAAGGAGATTAAATCGTTCATTCTCTCATATTGAAGATGAAAATGAACGTATTAATTTTATATTAGCTGCTTACAATGCTGGCTCTGGTCATATTTACGACGGACAAGCTCTTGCTCGTAAATACAACAAAGACCCTCACATCTGGAAAGATAATGTTGAAGAAATGCTAAAACTTAAACATCTACCTGAATATTATAACGACTCTGTTGTAAAGCAAGGCTTCTTCAGAAGTAAAGAGACTATAAGTTACGTGCAAAACGTAATGGAAAGGTGGAAACACTATAATGAATTAATAACTAAGTAA
- a CDS encoding hypothetical protein (product_source=Hypo-rule applied; cleavage_site_network=SignalP-noTM) — MNYLGKNIRILYLFIFVVLASNCSSNKDYSNNYEINRFDRDLYNYLINPEAYPDFTTDYETFLKEYGENVLRIGDPNSDKFISNLRACFSDSSLMSIYKDELVKFENIDSINKELSIGLTKLFELFPNFKQPKVYMHISGLRHNVIVTDDILSISADKYMGADYPFYQNYFPAYQRQLMSPDRIVPDYLLGFLMANLPITIDNNDVLLDNMIYEGKLRYILSVLLPERNTWEYVAYDEEQYNWCMSNESEIWKSILENQHLYTTNYKITQQYLKTAPYTLPLHSESPGRVGVWVGFRIVEAYMKHNPKISMIDFVRNEDYKEILKQSKYKP, encoded by the coding sequence ATGAATTATCTTGGAAAAAACATTAGAATCTTGTATTTATTTATATTTGTAGTGTTAGCTTCTAACTGTTCGAGCAATAAAGATTATAGCAACAACTACGAAATAAATCGTTTTGATAGAGATTTATACAATTATTTAATTAATCCAGAAGCTTATCCTGATTTTACAACCGATTATGAAACGTTCTTAAAAGAATATGGAGAGAATGTATTGAGAATAGGAGACCCTAATTCTGATAAATTTATTTCTAATTTAAGGGCTTGCTTTTCCGATTCTTCTTTAATGTCGATATATAAAGACGAGTTGGTTAAGTTTGAAAATATAGATTCTATAAATAAAGAACTAAGTATTGGCTTAACTAAATTGTTTGAATTGTTTCCTAACTTCAAGCAACCTAAAGTTTATATGCATATTTCAGGTCTAAGGCATAATGTTATTGTTACAGACGACATTCTTTCTATTTCTGCCGATAAATATATGGGGGCAGATTATCCTTTTTATCAAAATTACTTCCCAGCATATCAACGACAGTTAATGTCGCCCGATAGAATTGTTCCCGACTATTTGTTGGGCTTTTTAATGGCGAATTTACCAATCACTATTGATAATAATGATGTGTTGCTGGATAATATGATTTATGAAGGCAAACTAAGATATATATTATCGGTTCTACTTCCCGAAAGAAATACTTGGGAATATGTGGCTTACGATGAAGAACAGTATAATTGGTGTATGTCTAATGAGTCGGAAATCTGGAAGTCTATCTTAGAAAATCAACATCTTTATACTACTAATTATAAAATAACTCAACAATATTTGAAAACTGCACCTTATACATTACCTTTGCATTCTGAATCTCCTGGTAGAGTGGGAGTTTGGGTAGGTTTTAGAATTGTGGAAGCATATATGAAACATAATCCTAAGATTTCTATGATAGACTTTGTGAGGAATGAAGATTATAAAGAAATATTGAAACAATCTAAGTATAAACCGTAA
- a CDS encoding 1,5-anhydro-D-fructose reductase (1,5-anhydro-D-mannitol-forming) (product_source=KO:K19181; cath_funfam=3.40.50.720; cog=COG0673; ko=KO:K19181; pfam=PF01408,PF02894; superfamily=51735,53067), with protein MIKWGLIGCGNVCEVKSGPAFYKCDGSSLVAVMCRTEVKAKDFAKRHNVSKYYTDADALINDPEVDIVYVATPPDSHAELAIKTMKAGKPVYVEKPMATTYEECKLMIEASKKYNQKLFVAYYRRRLPYFLKIKEILDSGVIGKVQVVKGEYFRQPSPSDLKKETQNWRLNKSVSGGGYIYDVGSHTIDILMFLLGNIVHAKGITTNVSGLYEVEDTVSASFLFESGAVGSAIWSYASSALQQRKDILVIIGEKGSIEFSTFAFTDIILKTENNEETFDISPPQHIQSHLIQSIIDELNNKGKAPSTGETAALTNKIIEEII; from the coding sequence ATGATAAAATGGGGACTTATTGGGTGTGGTAATGTTTGCGAAGTTAAAAGCGGACCAGCCTTTTATAAATGCGATGGCTCGTCGTTAGTAGCAGTTATGTGCCGTACCGAAGTTAAAGCAAAGGATTTTGCAAAACGACATAATGTTTCTAAATATTACACCGATGCAGATGCTCTAATCAACGATCCAGAAGTAGACATTGTTTATGTTGCAACACCACCTGATAGTCACGCCGAATTAGCTATAAAAACTATGAAAGCAGGTAAACCTGTTTATGTAGAAAAACCTATGGCTACAACCTACGAAGAGTGTAAGCTAATGATAGAAGCTTCGAAGAAATACAACCAAAAGTTATTTGTAGCATATTACAGACGACGCTTACCTTATTTCCTAAAAATAAAAGAAATATTAGACAGCGGCGTAATAGGAAAAGTACAAGTAGTGAAAGGGGAATATTTCCGTCAGCCCTCTCCTTCCGACTTAAAGAAAGAAACGCAAAACTGGAGACTAAATAAATCTGTTTCAGGAGGAGGATATATTTACGATGTAGGTTCGCATACCATTGATATTTTAATGTTCTTATTAGGAAACATAGTACACGCCAAAGGTATAACAACTAATGTTAGTGGTTTGTATGAAGTAGAAGATACAGTAAGTGCTTCATTTCTGTTTGAGTCTGGAGCTGTAGGCTCTGCTATTTGGTCTTACGCATCTTCGGCATTACAACAAAGAAAAGACATTTTAGTTATTATAGGAGAAAAAGGCAGCATAGAATTTTCCACTTTCGCCTTCACAGATATAATACTTAAAACAGAAAACAACGAAGAAACATTTGATATTTCTCCGCCTCAGCATATTCAATCACATTTAATTCAAAGCATTATCGACGAATTAAACAACAAAGGCAAAGCTCCATCAACAGGAGAAACGGCTGCTTTAACAAACAAAATTATAGAGGAGATTATTTAA
- a CDS encoding dTDP-4-amino-4,6-dideoxygalactose transaminase (product_source=COG0399; cath_funfam=3.40.640.10,3.90.1150.10; cog=COG0399; pfam=PF01041; superfamily=53383) has translation MDKRIWLSLAHMGGREQEFIQQAFDTNWVVPLGPNVNGFEQDLESYLGGDKKVVALSAGTAAIHLALVQLGVGYGDEVICQSFTFAASANPITYLGAKPVFVDSEADTWNLSPKFLEEAIKDRIAKTGKKPKAIIPVHLYGMPSKMDEIMDIANKYEIPVLEDAAEALGSAIKGRKCGTFGEFACLSFNGNKMITTSGGGALVCSTQEQKNKTMFYATQARDNAPHYQHTEIGYNYRMSNICAGIGRGQMLVLADRVLQRRKHNEYYRKHLSGVKGITLQTEPNADYYSNYWLTSILVDPTQTGGVTREDIRLALDAANIESRPLWKPMHLQPVFADAPFYGDGTSEKLFDDGLCLPSGSILTEDDLAKVVEVIKATLKN, from the coding sequence ATGGATAAACGTATTTGGCTTTCTCTTGCACACATGGGAGGACGTGAGCAAGAATTTATACAACAAGCATTTGATACTAATTGGGTAGTTCCTTTAGGACCTAATGTTAATGGTTTTGAGCAAGATTTAGAATCTTACTTAGGGGGAGATAAAAAGGTGGTAGCCTTAAGTGCTGGCACGGCAGCTATACACTTAGCTCTTGTTCAATTAGGAGTAGGATATGGCGATGAAGTAATTTGTCAGTCATTTACATTTGCAGCATCGGCAAATCCGATAACCTATTTGGGAGCAAAACCGGTATTTGTTGATAGTGAAGCTGATACTTGGAATCTTTCTCCAAAGTTTTTAGAGGAAGCTATTAAAGACCGTATAGCAAAAACAGGAAAGAAACCTAAAGCTATTATTCCCGTCCATCTTTATGGAATGCCATCTAAAATGGACGAGATAATGGATATTGCAAACAAATACGAAATCCCAGTTCTTGAAGATGCCGCAGAAGCCTTAGGCTCAGCAATTAAAGGACGCAAATGTGGTACTTTTGGTGAGTTTGCTTGTTTGTCATTTAATGGAAATAAAATGATAACAACATCGGGAGGTGGTGCTTTAGTATGTTCTACTCAAGAACAGAAAAACAAAACAATGTTTTATGCAACACAAGCCAGAGATAATGCTCCTCATTATCAACACACCGAAATAGGATATAACTATAGAATGAGTAATATATGTGCAGGTATTGGTCGTGGACAAATGCTTGTATTAGCCGATAGAGTATTACAAAGACGTAAACACAACGAATATTACCGTAAGCATTTATCAGGTGTAAAAGGTATTACACTACAAACAGAACCTAATGCCGATTATTATTCAAACTATTGGTTGACATCTATTTTAGTAGATCCAACACAAACAGGAGGAGTTACACGAGAAGACATTCGTTTGGCTTTAGATGCTGCAAATATAGAGTCGCGTCCATTATGGAAACCTATGCACTTACAACCAGTTTTTGCTGATGCTCCTTTCTATGGAGATGGAACAAGCGAAAAACTGTTCGATGACGGACTATGCTTACCTTCGGGTTCAATTCTAACGGAAGACGATTTAGCAAAAGTTGTAGAGGTAATCAAAGCTACATTAAAAAATTGA
- a CDS encoding arylsulfatase A-like enzyme (product_source=COG3119; cath_funfam=3.40.720.10; cleavage_site_network=SignalP-noTM; cog=COG3119; pfam=PF00884,PF16347; superfamily=53649), whose amino-acid sequence MKRNTQSLLTASTVGIVGALSLSACSASAKEKAERKPMNILYIMSDDHSYQTISAYDKRFIQTPNIDRIANEGVRFTNSFVANSISGPSRACMITGKHSHKNGFKDNSGSFDGSQQTFPKLLQQAGYETAIVGKWHLHSNPTGFDYWNILPGQGEYYNPMFIDNGERKMMPGYATNVTTDIALNWLSNERDTNKPFCLLLHHKAPHRTWMPDTLDLGKFDNVDFPLPDNFFDDYEGRIAAQQQAMSIEKDMYVIYDLKMADKEGEINTGKGLDSGGRDIYQATGRAGRMDEAQKAAWDRYYDPIIEDFKSKNLEGKELTKWKYQRYMKDYLSVITSVDRNIGRVLDYLKESGLLENTLVVYTSDQGFYMGEHGFYDKRFMYEESFRTPLVMRFPNGKKGDINQLVQNIDYAPTFLELAGVEIPEDIQGKSLLPLLEGKKVKDWRKSLYYHYYEYPNEHMVKRHYGIRTERYKLIHYYYDIDEWELFDLKKDPTEMNNIYNKEKDGKLVQTLKKELEELRTQYGVEE is encoded by the coding sequence ATGAAAAGAAACACTCAATCCTTATTAACAGCAAGCACGGTTGGTATAGTCGGAGCTTTGTCTCTGTCGGCGTGTTCGGCGTCTGCTAAAGAAAAGGCAGAAAGAAAACCAATGAATATCCTTTATATAATGAGCGATGATCATTCGTATCAAACTATTAGTGCTTACGATAAAAGATTTATTCAAACTCCTAATATCGACAGGATAGCCAACGAAGGTGTACGTTTTACTAATAGTTTTGTGGCTAACTCTATTAGCGGACCCAGTAGAGCTTGTATGATTACAGGTAAACATAGTCATAAAAATGGATTCAAAGATAATAGCGGATCTTTTGATGGTAGTCAACAAACATTTCCTAAACTTCTTCAACAAGCAGGTTACGAAACAGCTATAGTAGGTAAGTGGCATTTACATTCAAATCCTACAGGGTTTGATTATTGGAATATTCTTCCAGGACAAGGAGAGTATTATAATCCTATGTTCATAGATAATGGAGAGAGAAAGATGATGCCCGGTTATGCAACTAATGTTACTACCGATATAGCTCTTAATTGGTTGAGTAATGAGCGAGATACTAATAAGCCTTTCTGTTTATTATTACATCATAAAGCTCCTCACAGAACTTGGATGCCCGATACTCTTGATTTAGGCAAGTTTGATAATGTAGATTTCCCCCTTCCTGATAACTTCTTCGATGATTACGAAGGACGAATAGCTGCCCAACAACAAGCTATGAGCATAGAAAAAGATATGTATGTGATTTACGATCTTAAGATGGCAGACAAAGAAGGCGAGATTAACACAGGTAAAGGTTTAGACAGTGGAGGACGAGATATATATCAAGCTACGGGTAGAGCAGGACGTATGGACGAGGCTCAAAAGGCGGCTTGGGACAGATATTACGACCCTATTATAGAAGATTTCAAATCTAAAAATTTAGAAGGGAAAGAACTTACAAAGTGGAAGTATCAACGATATATGAAAGATTACCTGAGTGTAATAACTTCGGTTGACAGAAACATAGGTCGTGTTTTAGATTACTTAAAAGAAAGTGGTTTGCTTGAGAATACTTTAGTGGTTTATACTTCCGACCAAGGATTTTATATGGGAGAGCATGGGTTTTATGATAAACGTTTTATGTACGAAGAGTCTTTTAGAACTCCACTTGTAATGCGTTTCCCTAATGGAAAAAAAGGAGATATAAATCAACTTGTACAAAATATTGACTATGCTCCTACGTTCTTAGAATTAGCAGGTGTTGAAATTCCAGAAGATATTCAAGGAAAATCTTTACTTCCTCTTTTAGAAGGTAAAAAAGTTAAGGATTGGAGAAAGTCTTTGTATTATCATTATTACGAATATCCTAACGAACATATGGTGAAGCGTCATTACGGAATAAGAACAGAGCGTTACAAACTTATACATTATTATTATGATATTGATGAATGGGAACTTTTCGATTTGAAGAAAGACCCAACAGAGATGAATAACATATATAATAAAGAGAAAGATGGGAAATTAGTTCAAACTCTTAAAAAAGAATTAGAAGAGTTGAGAACACAATATGGTGTAGAAGAATAA
- a CDS encoding putative ATPase (product_source=COG3910; cath_funfam=3.40.50.300; cog=COG3910; pfam=PF13476; smart=SM00382; superfamily=52540) has translation MFLPIKEIRLKENCLIDDKVYPFNIPVIKKFKQIKFEEPVTFIIGENGSGKSTLIEAFAILCGFNPEGGSRNLNFTTMASHSKLHEYLRVARSHIREKNGYFLRAETYYNVATEIENLDKEGGSGPPIKDSYGGKSLHEQSHGESFWALLKHRLSGDGLYIFDEPEAALSPMRLLSLLVRIDDLVKQNSQFIISTHSPILLMYPNAIIYEIENGELKPTKLQDTQHYAITKYCMQNPDKMLNELGIIK, from the coding sequence ATGTTTTTACCGATTAAAGAAATACGATTAAAGGAAAATTGTCTTATAGATGATAAGGTTTACCCATTTAATATTCCTGTAATAAAAAAATTCAAACAGATAAAGTTTGAAGAACCTGTAACATTTATAATCGGTGAAAATGGTTCTGGAAAATCCACCTTGATAGAGGCGTTTGCTATTCTATGCGGTTTTAATCCCGAAGGAGGTTCTCGCAATCTCAACTTTACAACAATGGCTTCACACTCAAAACTTCACGAATATTTGAGAGTTGCCAGATCGCATATTAGAGAAAAGAATGGTTATTTTTTGAGAGCTGAAACATATTACAATGTAGCCACCGAAATCGAAAATTTAGATAAGGAAGGTGGTAGTGGTCCTCCAATAAAAGACTCTTATGGAGGTAAATCACTACACGAACAATCGCATGGTGAAAGTTTTTGGGCATTACTAAAACACAGATTATCGGGCGATGGATTGTATATTTTTGATGAGCCAGAGGCTGCTCTTTCTCCAATGCGCTTACTAAGCTTGCTTGTTCGTATTGATGATTTGGTAAAGCAAAACTCTCAATTTATTATTAGCACTCACTCTCCTATTCTTTTGATGTATCCAAATGCAATTATTTATGAAATAGAAAATGGAGAATTAAAACCAACAAAATTACAAGACACTCAACATTATGCAATAACAAAATATTGTATGCAAAATCCAGATAAAATGCTTAACGAACTTGGAATAATAAAGTAA